GCTCCTGTCCATATTCTGCTTCTGTAATTCCGCAATCCTGGCAAGTATACTCATCTCTTGCTCTAACCTTCCTCCGTTGGCTATACCAATTAGGCCCATAATATGACACCCTACCACCTGCCCATGTACCACTGTTAGCACCAGAAAACAGTTCTTTCTCGACATAATAGTTGGACATACATGTTCCAGTACAAAAGTTTAATTTTCTAATAGAAGAGGGAGTTTTTTCAAACTCAGTATGACAATTACTGCAAGAAACAACAATCCGCTTACGATATTGTTCCTTTCCTCTGTTACCATTAGCTTTCCCCAAACATCCTTTAGAACAAAACTTTGCTGTATGCTCACGATTTTTAGGTACAATAAACAATTGATGACAGGTTAGACATTTAACTTCAACATCTTTTCTTAAATGCTGATTAAATAAATGACCATTTTGTATTTGATATAGTTTTTTGCAATTTATATTGCAAAAATTTGTTTTATTAATGTTAGAAGGTTTCCTCAATATTTGTTGTTTACAATAAGTACATGAAATCAATTCTTTTTTTGACATTTCACTCCAAAATTGAGGGGGATTGTTTTTTTGATATTCTGTTTTACAGATTCTAGAACAATATTTTTTCCGTTCAAATTGACTTGGTTTTACATTAATTTCTTTTCCACAATTAAGACAATTCTTTTTCATCGAATCACCCTTCACCTGTTTTATCAATTATAAAACAGGAACAGGAGTTCGTAAAATAATGGTGCTCGGCGTGTAGTCGTTGAGGGGTCAGCCACGACTTCCCTGCGGATTGTCTGGTAGATAATTTCTTATCAACACTTTTACATTTTTACCTTTTTAATGCTGGCAAAGCTAGGTAGTAAAAGATACGCCAGGGTTTCCCGCATACAGCCAAGTTTACGCTACATTTTTACAAATGTACGGGGCAACTTGTTTACCCGTAGGTGCAACCGTCAATAAATGCGAGTTACGAATACCGTTTGCCACAATATTTTCGCGAATGTGCTGTGGCATTTTTTTCATGAAACCTGTGTTGATGAAGGCTTCACGCAAACGTGCTGTTTCAGCTTCTGTCTGCCCTTCAAGGAATGGGAAGCTGCCGCGCTCTGTTGCCAGCTCAACTGACTCTTCATACGCTGCAACCGCAATTGTCTTGAAGATTTCATCAACAAGTGCATTGCCTTCTTCAGAGCCGTACTCTTTTTCACAGTAGATCAACAAGTCGGCAAGACCCATTACACCCAGACCAACTCGGCGTTCACCTAGTGCCTGCTTTTTGTTATCTTCCAGGAAGTACGGTGTTGCATCAATTACATTATCCTGCATACGTACGCCAACTTTTACCGTTTTGCGTAACGCGTCAAAATCAACTGTTTTTGTTTCTTTGTTTGCAAACTTCGCCAAGTTAACAGCAGCCAAGTTACAAACTGAATATGGTGCTAATGGTTGTTCTCCACACGGATTTGTCGCAACAACTTTCTGACCGTACGCTTTTGCGTTTGTCATGTCGTTTGCGTTATCAATGAAGAAAATACCAGGTTCTGCTGCATAGGTTGCGCAGACATTAATTAGATTCCACAGTTCTTTTGCTTTGATTGTACGATACGTACGAACCGGATAACCAAGTTTCTCCCATTCGCGAACATCGCCAACTTCATGCCATTTTTCGTTGTAATCCAGCATTTGAGCCGGAGTATAGTTTTCTACGTCCGGGAAACGTAATTCGAAGTCCAGATCGTTTTCTACAGCATCCATAAACTCTTTCGTTAAAGTAACCGAAATGTTGGCGCCTGTCAGGAAATCCGGATTATGGACTGAATATGTTCCGCCATCACGAAGTTTCGTTTCAGCGTCACGAATAATCGCTTCGTTAAAACCGCCAAAACCTTCAATATTTTTATAGTTCACAATGCCTTGATACATCGCATCTTCCTGCTGTGTTAAAGGCTTGAATTTTAATTTTTCTTTTGCCAGGCGGATAATAGATTCATCTGCTGTATTTTCGATCAAATAGCGCAGAATACGCGGATTTTGCATTTTTGAAATGATAAATTCCACAATATCCGGATGCCAGTCTGCCAGCATAATCATTTGAGCGCCTCTGCGACTTCCACCTTGCTCAACAAGATGTGTCAGCTTGGCAATATCATCAAGCCAGCTTACCGATCCACTTGATTTACCGTTTACACCGCGCGCCAATGTGTTGCGGGGGCGAAGTGTCGAACCGTTCGTACCAACACCACCACCACGGCTCATAATTTCCATTACTTGCTTGCGGTGATCACTGATGCCTTCACGGGAATCGGCTACAAATGGCATTACATAACAGTTGAAGAAGGTTACTTCTGTTTCAGAACCTGCCCCATAAATTACACGGCCTGCAGGAATAAAGTTCATGGACACAAGTTCTTCGTAAAACTTCCCAAACCATTCCTTGCGCTTTTCTTCTGTTTTTTCAACTGAGGCTAAGCCTGTCGCATTGCGTTTCGCAATTTGCTCATAAAAAATCTCGAGCGGCTTTTCAATAATATCTAAAGACCGTTCGATAATGCCTGTTTCTTGTTCGTCGCCTTCTAATACGTGACGGTAATCTTCATCAATTTTAATAAGAGCGGTTTTCTTTTCCTGATTAATGGAATGAATAATGCCAAGTCCACGCGCCGGGAACTTTGGATCTTGTTTTACTGTCAAAACAACAAAATCCCCTGTTTTTAATGTTTTCTTTTCCGTATCTTTAAAAGAATAACGGTCAATCATTACAAGACGAGATACACCTTTATGCGTAATATGCATATCCGGTGTGACCGGGTGCACTTGAGGAAATTGCTCAATATCTTGATTTAACTGATTGACTTGGATGGATTGTTCTAAAACACTTGCCACCGCGTAAGCCCCCCTTTGAACGATTTTGTAAATTCCATTCCCTACATTTTTCTCCACTAAACACTTTTATATACAATATATTGTGTTTTATTGGATATTTTTATTCTATATGTAGGGTTAAATGATTTCATTTAAAAAGATTACAATAAATCTTTTTTTCAAACAAGGGGTTGATTTTTTTTTCTTTTTGTTAAATCCATCTATATCAACGTTTCGGGTATAAAAATTTTTTTACAAAAAATAAAAACACACGTTCGTAATCTATTTTTTGAAATTCCAGTCATCTGTTAAATATTTATTTTGCATCAATTGTTCTACATATTGCGTTTGCTGCTCTGTTAATTCGTAAGGAATTAGTTCTATGTCCAATGCTTCTTCAAACCCTTTGGAAAATGCATTCACACATTGCTCGATTGTAAATGGTGTGTCAACAAACTGATTCATGGCAACCGCTTTTTCCGGTAACTTTTTACGCATTCGTTCTTTTGCCTCTTCCGTAGCAAAATTAAATACCGATAGCAGCAGTTCTTCGTTCAGATCCAGTAAAATAGCGCCATGCTGCAAAATAACACCTTTTTGACGTGTTTGCGCACTGCCCGCTACCTTTTTTCCTTCAACCACCAGCTCATACCAGCTCGGTGCATCAAAACATACTGCGCTTTTCGGTTTCTTCAGGTCATCCAGTTGTTCCTTCGTCTCCGGCACACTAAAATAAGCATCCAGTCCCAATAGACGGAACCCTTGTAAAATTCCTTCGCTAATGACACGATACGCCTCTGTAACGGTCTCGGGCATATTTGGGTAGCTCTCTGTTACAATGACCGAATATGTAAGCTCCTGGTCGTGTAAAACGGCACGTCCGCCTGTAGGTCGACGGATGAAACCTAAGTTTTGCTTTTTTACAGCTTCTAAATTAATATCTTTATGTACTTGCTGGAAATAACCGATTGATAATGTAGCAGGATTCCACTCGTAAAAACGAATAACCGGCGGAATTTCCCCTTGGCTATGCCAGTCCAGCAACGCTTCATCCAGTGCCATGTTATAGGCAGGGCTGCACGGACCCGAATTTATAAAATACCATTGTTTTTTCACAATTTCTCGCCTCCACCAATTCATTTTAACAAACTCGCTCGACTAACTCTAGTTCATCTCTTATAATAGATAGTACAGAAAGAAAGGGGCAATATCGCAGTGACAATTTTATATACGATACTAGTAATTTTAGTAGTAATCGTTGCTTACGTAGTAATCAACTCTATGCGCTTAAAAAAATCCGTAACAAATTTAACACAGGAGCAATTTATCGAAGGCTACCGTAAAGCACAATTAATCGATTTACGCGAACCTAAAGAATTTGAAGCGGGACACATTTTAGGTGCTCGAAACATTCCGATGACGCAGCTTAATACACGTCATAAAGAAATCCGTCCGGACCTGCCTGTATACCTTTACTGCCAAAACTCTGGCCGTAGTGCACGAGCAGCGCTGACATTAAAGAAAAAAGGCTATAGCCAACTGTTCCAATTACAAGGCGGCTTCAAAACTTGGACAGGTAAAGTTAAATCGAAAAACTAATTTTAAAAGTTCTCTACATTGTAGAGGACTTTTTAATTTTCATTTAGTTGCTCTACGATTCCAAATTGACTGATTATCAGTAGTTTCTACTATTATATAGTAGCACGTAAGAAGTCTAACCTTACTCATAGAAAAAAGGTCAGAAAATTGCTCTGACCTTTTTGTCACAATTTATGAAATTGTGACTTCTTCTTTTTTTGCATAACGTAATACAGGTGTACGTGCAGCACGCGTTTCATCTAAACGGCTGATTACCGTTGTATGTGGTGCTTCTTGTACGATTGCCGGGTTATCGATCGTTTCTTGAGCAATTTGAATCATTGCATCACAGAATGCATCCAATGTTTCTTTTGATTCTGTTTCTGTTGGCTCGATCATGATCCCCTCTTCCACGTTTAACGGGAAGTATACTGTTGGTGGATGGTAGCCAAAGTCAAGAAGGCGTTTTGCGATATCCAATGTACGAACACCTAATTTTTTCTGACGGCGGCCTGATAGCACGAATTCATGCTTACAGTGACGGTCGTACGGTAAATCAAAGTGCTCTTCCAATCGGCGCATCATGTAGTTTGCGTTTAATACTGCATATTCAGTTACAGCTTTTAAGCCATCTGGACCCATTGAACGGATATACGTATAGGCACGGACATTAATGCCAAAGTTTCCGTAGTAAGGTTTCACACGACCGATTGATTGTGGACGGTTGTAATCGAAGTGGAATGTACCATCTTCTTTTTTCATTAATACTGGTTTAGGCAGGAATGGAATTAAATCCGCTTTTACCCCTACTGGACCTGAACCAGGACCACCGCCACCATGTGGACCTGTAAACGTTTTGTGTAAGTTTAAGTGAACACAGTCAAAGCCCATATCGCCAGGGCGTGCTTTACTCATAACAGCGTTTAAGTTCGCGCCGTCATAGTAAACTTTACCGCCGACACCGTGTACGATTTCAGCCATTTCTAAAATATTTTCTTCGAATAAACCTAACGTGTTCGGATTTGTCAGCATAAGTGCTGCTGTATCAGAACCGACAACACGACGTAAATCTTCAAGATCAACTAAGCCGTCTTCACCTGATTTAATTGTAATAGTTTCAAAACCTGCAACTGTAGCAGAAGCCGGGTTTGTACCGTGTGCTGAGTCCGGTACGATTACTTTGTTACGGTGTCCTTCACCATTTGCCTCATGGAATGCACGGATCATCATTAATGCTGTCCATTCACCATGTGCGCCTGCTGCAGGTTGTAATGTTACTTCATCCATACCTGTAATTTCCTGAAGAGATGTTTGCAGGTCATATAATAATTCCATTGCACCTTGTACTGTCGACTCATCTTGTAATGGGTGAACATTGGCAAAACCAGCATAGCGTGC
This genomic window from Solibacillus sp. FSL R5-0449 contains:
- a CDS encoding HNH endonuclease signature motif containing protein, with the protein product MKKNCLNCGKEINVKPSQFERKKYCSRICKTEYQKNNPPQFWSEMSKKELISCTYCKQQILRKPSNINKTNFCNINCKKLYQIQNGHLFNQHLRKDVEVKCLTCHQLFIVPKNREHTAKFCSKGCLGKANGNRGKEQYRKRIVVSCSNCHTEFEKTPSSIRKLNFCTGTCMSNYYVEKELFSGANSGTWAGGRVSYYGPNWYSQRRKVRARDEYTCQDCGITEAEYGQELSVHHIIPFKQFNGDWKKANQLSNLISLCEFPCHRKRHSKMVDDIV
- a CDS encoding biotin/lipoate A/B protein ligase family protein; translated protein: MALDEALLDWHSQGEIPPVIRFYEWNPATLSIGYFQQVHKDINLEAVKKQNLGFIRRPTGGRAVLHDQELTYSVIVTESYPNMPETVTEAYRVISEGILQGFRLLGLDAYFSVPETKEQLDDLKKPKSAVCFDAPSWYELVVEGKKVAGSAQTRQKGVILQHGAILLDLNEELLLSVFNFATEEAKERMRKKLPEKAVAMNQFVDTPFTIEQCVNAFSKGFEEALDIELIPYELTEQQTQYVEQLMQNKYLTDDWNFKK
- a CDS encoding rhodanese-like domain-containing protein, which encodes MTILYTILVILVVIVAYVVINSMRLKKSVTNLTQEQFIEGYRKAQLIDLREPKEFEAGHILGARNIPMTQLNTRHKEIRPDLPVYLYCQNSGRSARAALTLKKKGYSQLFQLQGGFKTWTGKVKSKN
- the gcvPB gene encoding aminomethyl-transferring glycine dehydrogenase subunit GcvPB — its product is MHNENQSLIFEITKPGRVGYNLEPLDVPDFNLEELLPKELVRQEAAELPEVAELDIMRHYTALSKRNHGVDSGFYPLGSCTMKYNPKINETVARYAGFANVHPLQDESTVQGAMELLYDLQTSLQEITGMDEVTLQPAAGAHGEWTALMMIRAFHEANGEGHRNKVIVPDSAHGTNPASATVAGFETITIKSGEDGLVDLEDLRRVVGSDTAALMLTNPNTLGLFEENILEMAEIVHGVGGKVYYDGANLNAVMSKARPGDMGFDCVHLNLHKTFTGPHGGGGPGSGPVGVKADLIPFLPKPVLMKKEDGTFHFDYNRPQSIGRVKPYYGNFGINVRAYTYIRSMGPDGLKAVTEYAVLNANYMMRRLEEHFDLPYDRHCKHEFVLSGRRQKKLGVRTLDIAKRLLDFGYHPPTVYFPLNVEEGIMIEPTETESKETLDAFCDAMIQIAQETIDNPAIVQEAPHTTVISRLDETRAARTPVLRYAKKEEVTIS